GTACTCATTGGAGCCAGAAAATGCCAGCATAGACCAGTCTGGAAATATACAATCTGAGCGGGTTGGTTATCGAATCCATCGCCATGCCTTTACGGAACAATTCTATGCATATTTTTTTTCAGAAAGACAGGGAAAATTAGAAATTCCTATGCTTCCCGTTTACCCAAAAGTCGATAGTGAATTACTTGAGGATATTCACAGCATCAGAATAGGACGCTATGTTACCTCATTTAATTCACATAATAAAAAACGCTCGACCAATATTCAATTAGCAACAAAGGCTATTAACAATTATGTGATCTTTCCGGGAGAAACATTTTCTTTTAACAAAATTGTTGGAAAACGAACGGCTGCGAAAGGGTATTTACGTGCTCCTGTTATTGTAAGGGGGGAATTTGCTGAGGACATTGGCGGAGGAATTTGTCAGGTATCTTCCACCCTTTTTAATGCTGTCGATAATGCCGGTTTAAAGATCATCCAACGGTTTTCTCACAGCAGAAAGGTTCCCTATATCCCTCCTGGCCGGGACGCAACTGTAAGCTGGTATGGACCTGATTTTGAATTTAAGAATTTGTATAACCAACCTGTATTAATCCGAGCAAGAACACTTGGAAATTTGTTAATCATTACTCTTTATTCTTCAGACACCATTGAATATATACCACGGAAGATTCCTCCTGCCCCGTATTGAAAAAGTCCGCACGAATGCGGACTTTTTTATTTGTTATTTTTCAATGCACTTGCCAATAGCTCCTCCGAAAACTCTGTTAAGGCAGCATTGTCCATCAAATTAAGGTTTGTCTTCGGTGAAAAGTTTTTAACAGCATTTTGAAATGGAAGTTCAAAATTTTTACGCTTCCCTCTTGTTACCCCAACAACTGCAGCACTTAACCCAAGCCCTAAGAGAGACGCCCACATTGCCCCTCTATTTCTTCGTCTTGGTGCAAACAATTTGAAAAACGGTTGTCTTCTTATGCTTCTCATCATCAGCACTCCTTTTGCATGGAATGGAAGGAAATTTATCTGCCCTTCCATTTGCTTAATTTGTGCATTTTCATAAAGAATATGTTTAGGAAACCCTGCAAGCTATGTTATTTACTGGATTAATTCTGACCGTATTTATCATAAAGCTTTTCTTTTGAAAGAAATAAATAAGTAAGCCGATTTTTTTGAAAGTGTTTAAATGAGGAATTTGAAAGTAAGGAAATTGGCAACTGACCCAGCTTTTTTACATATTTATAAATGCGGTTTTCTGGAGGATAGCAATCGAACCCTAGTGACTTTATCCCTTTATTTATGGTTGTAATTCCAATAATCCCCTTAATTTTTGCCTCTTCAGGGTGACCTTTTAAATAGCTTGCCAGCACAGGCATGGAATTGAGCACTAACCTATACATCAACCTTGTTCTAATTAAATCATTTTTAATTTTTATAAATTCATTCAATAACCTAACATTGTGTAAATGAATTTTTAACAAAAGATCATTTTGGTTAATCATTGTTCCATCAGAAAGTGTGTAATTCTTCCCTCTATACTTCGTAATTCGTACTCGGAAAACGGATTGGTTGTTTTTATCATTATTAATGTAGTGCAAACGGGAACATAAATAAAATAATGGGTCAATAAGTTTCCATATCCATAAAATTGTAAGACGTAAACTCAATTCCTAACACTCCCTTCAAAGCATTCACCCATAGGATGATATACAATTCCCATTTTAATTATGGTAATGTAAGGATATGAAATAATTCATAAAAAAGCCGGATTTTAGCCCAGCTTTTCAAAATTTAGTTTACATAATAAAATTATCATCTCTGAACTGATCTAAGGTACAGAAAAAAGAACCCCTCTTCACTATTTATCATACTATGCAAAAACGATAATGAGGTGGTGTCTATGGGGGGCTTAACTTATTTTGATTTCCTGGCGAAGTTTGGTGTTGGCGGGGCCCATCCGGGTGGAATCCAATTAACGCAAAACATTCTTTCAAGTGAAGATATTACTGAAAACTCATACGTTTTAGATGCAGGCTGTGGAACTGGACAGACTGCGGCATATTTGTCCCAGCAATATAAGGCAAAAGTATTTGGATTGGAAATCAATCCAATTATGCTGGAAAAGGCATATAGCCGCTTTCAGACAC
The DNA window shown above is from Neobacillus sp. WH10 and carries:
- a CDS encoding VanW family protein; this translates as MILPWIFGVVLAAQQINSPDSLIITKDGQDVTYINRMDFSFPYNELPIIDSKKYHLYLDKIDKQYSLEPENASIDQSGNIQSERVGYRIHRHAFTEQFYAYFFSERQGKLEIPMLPVYPKVDSELLEDIHSIRIGRYVTSFNSHNKKRSTNIQLATKAINNYVIFPGETFSFNKIVGKRTAAKGYLRAPVIVRGEFAEDIGGGICQVSSTLFNAVDNAGLKIIQRFSHSRKVPYIPPGRDATVSWYGPDFEFKNLYNQPVLIRARTLGNLLIITLYSSDTIEYIPRKIPPAPY